Proteins from one Juglans microcarpa x Juglans regia isolate MS1-56 chromosome 1S, Jm3101_v1.0, whole genome shotgun sequence genomic window:
- the LOC121246334 gene encoding protein RDM16, whose translation MESSSVPESYFPPSHPIPTKVSSISTTNENKGVSITRSHEVPGKSSTDGTSSAAGKSGSLSLDALAKAKKALQMQKDLSEKLKKIPFVRQGTIISTAPTNVSEGMTSTSLTLPSASAAAFVKPPFTGPSASVGITTLPNIEAVKRAQELAARMGFRQDPEFAPLINLFPGQTAATEFIVPQKPTKAPVLRLDALGREIDEHGNVVNATKPSNLSTLKVNINKQKKEAFQILRPELDVDPETNPHFDERMGIDKTKLLRPKRMTFQFVEEGKWSKEAEHIKLKSKFGEAQAKEQKAKQAQLAKANAAPDINPNLIEVAERVIIKEKPKDTIPEIEWWDATLLQAGAYGDITDGTMVEDKLKKEKITIYVEHPRPIEPPAEPAPPPPQPLKLTKKEQKKLRTQRRLAREKDKQEMIRQGLIEPPKPKVKMSNLMKVLGSEATQDPTRLEKEIRSAAAEREQAHIDRNIARKLTPAERREKKERKLFDEPNTVETNVSVYRINDLSHLQTRFKIDVNAQENRLTGCAVISDGITVVVVEGGNKSIKRYGKLMLRRINWATAVKEEDEDGDESDDKPANRCVLVWQGSVAKSSFNRFTVHECMTEAAARKIFADAGVAHHWELAINFSDDQT comes from the exons ATGGAGTCCAGCAGTGTGCCTGAGTCCTATTTCCCCCCTAGTCATCCCATTCCTACAAAGGTATCTTCAATTTCTACCACAAATGAAAATAAGGGAGTTAGTATTACCAGATCTCATGAGGTTCCTGGAAAATCTAGTACAGATGGGACATCTTCAGCTGCTGGAAAAAGTGGAAGTCTATCTCTTGATGCTTTAGCTAAAGCTAAGAAAGCTTTACAAATGCAAAAAGATTTGTCAGAGAAGCTGAAGAAGATTCCCTTTGTAA GGCAAGGGACAATTATTTCGACTGCCCCTACCAATGTTTCAGAGGGGATGACATCTACTTCATTGACCTTACCTTCTGCATCTGCTGCAGCTTTTGTGAAGCCACCATTCACTGGTCCTAGTGCTTCTGTAGGAATCACAACTCTACCCAATATTGAGGCAGTAAAACGTGCACAGGAACTTGCTGCCAGGATGGGGTTTCGTCAGGATCCGGAGTTTGCTCCTCTTATAAACCTGTTTCCAGGTCAGACGGCGGCAACAGAGTTCATTGTTCCGCAGAAGCCAACCAAGGCCCCTGTTCTTCGTCTTGATGCACTTGGTAGAGAGATAGATGAACATGGAAATGTGGTGAATGCGACAAAACCAAGCAACCTCAGCACTTTAAAG GTCAACATTAACAAACAGAAAAAGGAAGCATTTCAGATTCTTAGACCTGAATTGGATGTTGATCCAGAGACAAATCCTCATTTTGATGAAAGGATGGGTATTGACAAAACTAAACTTTTAAGGCCTAAGAGGATGACTTTCCAGTTTGTTGAAGAAGGCAAGTGGTCAAAAGAGGCCGAGCATATTAAATTGAAG AGTAAATTTGGAGAAGCACAGGCAAAAGAGCAGAAAGCAAAACAGGCACAGTTGGCTAAGGCAAATGCAGCACCTGATATTAATCCAAATCTGATAGAGGTAGCAGAGAGAGTTATCATCAAAGAAAAACCTAAGGACACGATTCCTGAAATTGAGTGGTG GGATGCGACTCTTTTGCAAGCTGGTGCTTATGGTGACATAACTGATGGAACCATGGTAGAAGATAAACTGAAGAAGGAGAAGATCACTATCTATGTAGAACACCCACGTCCGATTGAGCCTCCGGCTGAGCCagctcctccaccacctcaACCCTTGAAGTTAACCAAGAAGGAGCAGAAGAAACTTCGTACTCAGCGACGGCTGGCTAGGGAGAAAGATAAGCAAGAGATGATTAGGCAAGGCCTGATTGAGCCTCCAAAGCCAAAAGTTAAAATGAGCAATTTGATGAAAGTTCTTGGCTCTGAAGCCACCCAAGATCCAACTAGGCTTGAAAAGGAAATCAGGAGTGCAGCTGCTGAACGGGAGCAAGCTCACATTGACAGGAATATTGCTCGCAAACTCACTCCTGCTGAGCGCCGTGAAAAGAAAGAGCGGAAGCTTTTTGATGAGCCAAATACAGTGGAGACCAATGTATCAGTTTACCGGATCAATGACCTGTCACACTTACAGACCCGCTTCAAAATCGATGTTAATGCCCAAGAGAACCGCCTGACTGGATGTGCTGTGATCTCTGATGGTATTACTGTTGTGGTTGTTGAAGGTGGAAACAAGTCCATAAAAAGGTATGGAAAACTCATGCTTAGGCGCATAAACTGGGCTACTGCTGTAAAAGAGGAGGATGAAGATGGTGATGAAAGTGATGATAAACCTGCTAACAGGTGTGTCTTAGTCTGGCAAGGAAGTGTTGCCAAATCGAGTTTCAATAGATTTACTGTTCACGAGTGTATGACTGAAGCTGCTGCACGGAAGATCTTTGCCGATGCTGGTGTTGCTCATCACTGGGAGCTAGCCATTAACTTTTCAGACGATCAAACATAA
- the LOC121247481 gene encoding splicing factor U2af large subunit A-like codes for MERLSERERPSKRTREDRDHRDREHKHRSSRDEKRRESDHHHRHRSRRDHSHNEREGSRDRDSKLELSDDDEREREGSRERDRPKHHGVKRGSLDADDEDHREGSYEREGSLARRHSHSHKRKERGVSVERSDGGEKKARVSGRRRFEDREELDGEERKERNDRRLEDRVKKEEGEENDSDFEYGKRADGSELKAQVKEEVSDEEHLCKARSANTANANGLSGNGLLIFGSIVNRVQSDIVQADFV; via the exons ATGGAGCGGCtctcggagagagagagaccaagcaAGCGTACAAGAGAGGATCGGGACCACCGCGATCGGGAACACAAGCACCGATCCTCTAGGGACGAGAAGCGCCGCGAGTCTGATCACCACCACCGTCACCGATCTCGGCGTGACCATTCTCACAACGAGCGCGAAGGTAGCAGAGACCGGGATTCGAAGCTCGAGCTTTCTGACGACGACGAGAGGGAAAGGGAAGGgagcagagagagagaccgTCCTAAGCATCACGGAGTGAAACGCGGGTCGTTGGATGCCGATGACGAGGATCATCGCGAGGGATCTTACGAGAGGGAGGGTTCGTTAGCGAGGCGCCACTCGCATTCGCACAAGCGGAAGGAGAGAGGAGTAAGCGTGGAGAGGAGTGATGGTGGCGAGaagaaggctagggtttcaggGAGAAGGCGGTTTGAGGACAGGGAGGAATTAGATGGAGAAGAGAGGAAGGAAAGGAATGACAGGAGGCTTGAGGATAGAGTGAAAAAAGAAGAGGGGGAAGAAAATGATAGCGATTTTGAATACGGGAAGCGTGCGGATGGGAGTGAATTGAAGGCTCAGGTGAAGGAAGAGGTGAGTGATGAAGAGCATCTCTGTAAGGCCCGGAGCGCCAACACCGCGAATGCTAATGGTTTATCGGGAAAT GGGCTGTTAATTTTTGGATCGATTGTTAATAGAGTACAGTCCGATATTGTCCAG GCTGATTTTGTATGA